The following nucleotide sequence is from bacterium.
GCGGCGCGGGCGCGGCGAGCCAGCGCGCGGCGACGGCGAGAGCGGCCGGTGCGACGCGCGTGGCCGCGGCAGGCGCGGCCGCCAGCCAGTCGTCGCCGTAGGCCTGAGCGAGCAGGGCAGCAGCGGGCCGCCAGGTCTCGCGCGCCGCGGCATCCCCGCCGAGCAGCACGAAAGGCCGCAGGTGGCCGAGCCGCTCGTAGCCCGTTGCCGTCGCGCGGAGCAGCTCGCAGCCCCAGATGCTGCCGTCCTCGCCGTAGCCGGTGCCGTCGCAAGCCAGGCCGAGCACCTCCTCGTCGAGCGGCAGGCCGTTGTCCGCCAGGCAGCTCACGACGTGCGCGTGGTGGTGCTGCACCTCGACGCGCGGCAGCGGCAGGCTGCGCGCGTGGCGGCTCGCCCCGTAGTCGGGATGCAGGTCGCAGGCGAGCAGCGCGGGGGTCGCGCCGAGCAGCGCGCCGAGCCGCTCGGTAGCGGCGAGGAAGTTCCGGTAGGCCGCGGGGTTCTCGAGTTCGCCGAGGTGCTCGCTGAGCAGAGCCTGATCGCCGGCGAGGAAGCAGACGGCGCTCTTCAGCTCGCCGCCGAGGGCGAGCACGGGCGTCGCGAAGGCGCGGCCGAGCACGATGGGCGCCGGCGCGAAGCCGCGCGCGCGGCGGAGCGGCAGGGTGCGCGCGGCCTCGCCGCCGCCGGGCGCGGGCAGGCGCAGCGCGAGGGCGACCGAGTCGTCGACGCGGCGCGCGATGTTGCGGTCGTGCAGGAGGAAAGCGTCGGCGATGCCGCGCAGGCGCACGATGGCCTCGTCGTTGTCGGTGCAGAGTGGCTCCTCGCTGGGATTGCCCGAGGTCATCACGAGGGGGCCGAGGCGGCGGCCCTTGGCGTCGGGCGCGAAGAGGAGGTGGTGCAGCGGCGTGTAGGGGAGCATGAGACCCAGCGTGTGGCTGCCCGGCGCCACGCCCGGCGCCACGCCCGTCCCCGCGCGCGCCGGCGCGAGGACGATCGGGCGCGCAACGCTCTCGAGCAGGGCTTCGCTCGGCGCGTCGAGGGCCACGAGCGCGCGCGCCGCCGCGAGGTCGGCGACCATCAGCGCGAGCGGCTTCGCCTCGCGGCCCTTGCGCGAGCGCAGCGCGGCGACGGCGGTCTCGTCGTCCGCGCGGCAGGCGAGGTGGAAGCCGCCCAGGCCCTTGATCGCGAGGATCTCGCCCTCGGCGAGGCAGCGCTGCGCCTGCGCGATCGGCTCGCCGCCGGCTTCGCGCCCCAGGGCGTCGGCCAGCCACAGGCGCGGCCCGCAGTCGGGACAGGCGTTGGGCTGGGCGTGGAAGCGGCGGTCGGCGGGGCTGTCGTACTCGGCCTGGCAGCGCGGACACATCGTGAAGGCGGCCATCGTCGTGAGCGGCCGATCGTAGGGCAGCCCGCGCACGATCGAGTAGCGCGGCCCGCAGTTCGTGCAGTTGATGAAGGGGTAGCGGTAGCGGCGATCGGCGGGGTCGAAGAGCTCGCGCAGGCAGTCGGGACAGGTGGCGCTGTCGGGCGCGATCTCGGCGCGGGCCTCGCCCTCGGCGCGACTCGAGAGGATGCGGAACTCGCGCTCGCCCGTCGGCGCGAGGGCTTCCTCATCGCGCGCGGCGATCTCGACGAGCGGCGGCGCCTCGCGCTCCGTGCGCGCGAGGAAGCGCGCGACGGCGGCGGGCTCGCCCTCGATCTCGGCGAAGGCGCCCTGCAGGTCGTTGCCGACGTG
It contains:
- the hypF gene encoding carbamoyltransferase HypF, with the translated sequence MAERRPEPTATQRLRLAFRGRVQGVGFRPWLYRLATEEGLAGHVGNDLQGAFAEIEGEPAAVARFLARTEREAPPLVEIAARDEEALAPTGEREFRILSSRAEGEARAEIAPDSATCPDCLRELFDPADRRYRYPFINCTNCGPRYSIVRGLPYDRPLTTMAAFTMCPRCQAEYDSPADRRFHAQPNACPDCGPRLWLADALGREAGGEPIAQAQRCLAEGEILAIKGLGGFHLACRADDETAVAALRSRKGREAKPLALMVADLAAARALVALDAPSEALLESVARPIVLAPARAGTGVAPGVAPGSHTLGLMLPYTPLHHLLFAPDAKGRRLGPLVMTSGNPSEEPLCTDNDEAIVRLRGIADAFLLHDRNIARRVDDSVALALRLPAPGGGEAARTLPLRRARGFAPAPIVLGRAFATPVLALGGELKSAVCFLAGDQALLSEHLGELENPAAYRNFLAATERLGALLGATPALLACDLHPDYGASRHARSLPLPRVEVQHHHAHVVSCLADNGLPLDEEVLGLACDGTGYGEDGSIWGCELLRATATGYERLGHLRPFVLLGGDAAARETWRPAAALLAQAYGDDWLAAAPAAATRVAPAALAVAARWLAAPAPPGPLTSSLGRLFDAAAFLLGLCEFNGAEAQAAMALEAAAARHGAAPALPLPVFAEAEGLVLDPRPLIRALVEGRAAGRSAGELAAGFHAALARGLAELAAVAAAAGAPRRVLLSGGCFANRILTEALAARLKAGGLEVYIHHRVPTSDGGLALGQALVAAAQAEPGLAPLIPDEER